GGCCTTGTATCCATGGccgaaaatacaataaaaatactaagtaCAAACTGCTGTATCAGGAACACCCTTGGAATAGTCACGTCTGCAGAATAATGCCGGGTATTCCGAAAATTTCACGGTCGTGAACGCGATTTgcgaatttcttttttatcgataaattgAATTCGGCCAGTGATTGGACGTTAAGGAATATTAATtcagaatttttattactgtACGCATTCCGTTCTACTTAACGAGcatgttttaaaaacaaaacatatattttctcAATTACAAATAATGGCTCTGCACACTGCggccaatgactattttcgaagttatgtacattagttctAATACCCGATGCTCTCCCTGCCCCGTGAGGGCAAACTTaatgagaaaacctgcacattcaggcaactgtatgtgtattcatatgatccaatacgtgTAAGaatcccctgcaaaggttgcggtggtcagacaggagtcgcttcgtgtaaaaacctgactcatccaatacAGGAttgtgaggatgcaaccgtgaCTAAAGCCagcaggaagaagaagattgaTGATGGCtctgttatattttctttaagggTTATTCACGAACCTTGACAAGAAAAAAGATCTTATCTTCCcactttatgtatgttttgggtaggtatattgtttttttttttcattcataatattagtatggataatgtataataatttgtgGTAAGtctagaaatatttaaaaagtatcttCCTTGCTACGgtttgaaatattaatgaatCTCCATGATAAATGGCACGctccattttataaaaagggtTAGGTCTAGGCTCTATTAGACGGGTCGTTAGCCGTCTTGATTGCCTTCGAAGCGGCCtcattttaaaactgttacgttttattctattttgtaaatagaGTATATTGGCtatcgttattttatttcaatacattGTTCCGTTCAAAGGGATCTGAatagtaatataaattatttttaattcggcCATTTTTATACGCAATTCAGCTAAACTTTCTGAGACTGAGGTCCGCTTTCcgacattcattcatatgatcacttctatatcccttacggtgtagacagagccatcagtattaaaagactgataggccacgttcagctgttccgACATTTTgtcttcaaatatttatttatgcatgctacttagtaaaattttgaaataaaaagtctGTTTATACAACATTGTATAATGGTTTGTAGGAAGGAAATAACAAGGATTTAATATCTCTATGtcagtgtatgtatataaatgaaaGCTCCTAAAACTTCCGTAAAATCACTTATTGTTATTAAGGCGAAGATTCTTAAAAACAAAGCCCTTATATTGTTATATGTtcgtattatatgtatgttgcgACTCAATGAGGTGCCTGTGCAAACTATGTTAATTACTGTCGCAGATTGCACGCTATAGTGTCGGGCACCGGGATGCGACCTCTTCAATTTGTACACCTAGCCGCCCTCGCTGGCCACACACTAATTACTCGGCacaaattaatgtatttagaGGCTTACGTGTTGAtattaatcttgtggttttaataaaattggctaaatttttatgactgtgtttttttttatttttattttaaccgccgagcttgcatgatgagttatgaatgttgatgaagcgaaggaagtatgcagagatcgtggcaagtggaaagaggtagtctcccCTCTAGAggtacccctccgggaaagaggcgtggcattttatgtatgtatgtatgtaatttatatgtttatgttattaCGTAAAAGAGATAAGGATATCCTGATGGATTACTTTGACATCAccttgatttttattatgtctgggtagacagagtaacAATACTCGCCGTTTAATAATGGCACTGAGACTGAGAGCAAGTGACTTAGGTCGTTGCTAACTCACCGCTTACTGAGACCGAATTTTAAATGGCGTTTTTTATGGCCTTTTAATTGATTGACTTAGTACAAATTGGCACACGTTCGTGTATGGTTTCCGTGACATACATGATTATATACCTAAGCAACCAATAAGAAGGTACATACCGTATTATCTATATGAACATTAGTtgcttataattatatttatcgtAAAATGaactatattattaagtataaaacaaGTCTTGAGCTTACTTTGGGGCGAACCCACACAGCACATCAATTTCATCTTAATGACATGACTAAACATACTCTCAGTGAGCTAAGCTGCAATCTGGCATGGTAATGACCGGGGTAGGGCGTCACGTTAACTTTGTGTGCTAAACATACAGGTTTATAGTTAGTAATATACACCACTAGAGCTATCTTGACACCTCAACAACGAGATTAAACGTAAACCCTTGCGACATGAACATTTAGGTTTAGTAAGGatgttaatttaacttttacgTGCTTTAGAAAGATTGCAAggaataaaacatattttataattatacagactttgtaatgtatgtatatggctGAAACTACCGTCAATCAATTCATGAATTCACAATTGAGactaaataatcaaatttttaaataatttgtaaattgatttaaaatcatCTTACGAGTACTTTGCTACgctatactcgtatatgtcAGGAAGTTTACATGAATCAACTGATAACTTTACCCCAAATAGTATCAGGGGTTGTAACCGTAAAAAGTAACAGGCCaacatataaaatgttataagaCTGTAATATGAAGACTAAGAATGAttcgtaaataaaaatgttctcATGTTTGCATTTTTAGAGAAAGTGTGGGTAGGGGGAAAAAGATCaactaaacaattataattatgccaggtttaacaaataatcgTAGTTATACGCATAAAACATTCCGTTTATTTCGACTCCCGCGGGCATTTCGGGAAACACTCTTTTagtttatcattaagccaaataactgaaaatggccattcagtcttttcaagactgttggctctgtctaccccgcaagggatatagacgtgaccatatgtatgtatgtactctttTAGTGCTCACCTTGTGAACCTTCATGCCAAAATTCAGTTCATTTCTCTCAGTAGTTTAGGCTGTTCGTTGTCATCAGTCAGTTTCTTAGCGATGAAAGAGTTTAATACATAATTGAATGATTGAGAATTTAGTAATTTGACATTGATTAGCCGTATTTCTTCCTCAGGCGATCTTTTCGTGCTAGTGTTCTCAATGGACAGCCGGGAGTCCTTCGAGGAGGTGATCCGGCTTCGGGAGCAGATCCTGGAAACCAAGGCCAGTGCCACAAGCGGGGCCAGCCGGGGACGGAGACAGATACCCAGGGTTCCCATGGCCATTGCAGGGAACAAGTGTGATAGGGATCTGAAGTGAGTTCACTTTTCTAAATTGATATCGAGAGAGAAACGATGTTATATTGACCAATAGGATTGCAGAAGAAGCAGATTGTGTGTAATTCTATTGGTCCATGCTCGCTTCTCCGCTCCATCGCatggtaaaataattttaacagatTAGACAGGCAACCTAATAGAGAAAGTATGTATATCACGGCTCTATCGCTTACGAGGCAAATAATGGCGATGAGGCAAAGAtaagatatttaaatgattataTGGCCGCTTTGTAAAGATGTTGTAGAAGACGAATTAAATCAGACTCCCGGCCTTTTGTGTCTAGCTTTGAGGCTCATTGTTAATTTTCTACAGTGAAACTCCCATATTGTTCCCAGAACTGTCCAGCCAGAAGAGGCATCAGCGTACTGCAGCACCCAAGATACGGCATGCGTCTTCGTTGAGACCTCCGCCAAGAAGAATTACCACGTCGACGATCTTTTCTACGAACTCTTCGTGGTAGCCAATCTCCCCTTAGAAATGGCCCCGAATCACCACAAACGAGTCTCCACAGCCTTCGGAAGCCCATGCACCTTACCCCCCACTAGTAGTCAAAGTAGTAGGAGTAAGAAATGTACTTTATCTATAAAGAGGAGGTTGTCGGACGCGTGTGGCGTTGTGGCACCAAATGTAAGAAGGCCTAGCATCAGAACTGACCTGATGATTATGAGAACGAAGACTTGTGCCAAAGGAGACGGCGACAGCGCCAGTGGGAGCCCCAAGCTCAATCTAAATAGACTGGTAAGAACTACGGGACAGACGGACAAAAGGTCGTGCGCGATCCAGTGATATTCGAGGAATGTCTTCTGAATGTTGGTTTTCTTATAAAGTCATTATAGATTTGATTTTCAAAGTATAATATTCAAGATGACGTCTGTTTTGTTAGTTTAGATATGTCTGTTTTTTTAAGGtataacaattttgtttttattaaattaactagtaaatctataatttttatatagcatatttaaatgagaattaaaaattacaaaatactacttttaaaatagttaaatcGAATGCTACAGATACAAATAGCAAACCGTTTCTTGttcacttaaatatttattaagaactcaaattacaaaattaaggtTAAATTACGATGTCAATCAAGCAAAATGATACCAATTTACCTTAATCCCTGTTCAAATCCACTGTTATTTTGTCAACGACTTGTAATTTATAAACCTTAATGAAATTAAGTGTTggataattaatatattgttaGTTATAAAGATTGAGAGTTTGAGAATGTTCGCCTTGTTGCTTTAATGGATGTAGACTAAGGCCTCATTCACATTGAAAGCGTGTAGTTCATTCTATtgtaaaaagataattacgaaatcgattatttttctGTCAAATTcgattataaacttgcgataaTTGCGATTCCAAGTAGTACTTCAGAAGTTTACACTTTCGAGGTCTATACTAATTATTTTGGACAtttcttgaaatattaaaaggggctatctacatatgtatattgaaaaaaaatattacagcgCTTTTGGTGTAAAAGAGGTTACTGACCACAGAAATCAAAATCTTAAACAATTTAGATTTCTGTGCATTTCTGATGTCATACAAATATGTCGTTGTCGAGCTTGGATAGTGCTAACCATGTATGGAAATGTAAACTATGATAAAGTATTTATCACTATAGATATTTCAATTCCTACTTATGTTTTTACCTCTTAATGCTATTTATACGAAgctactttttttattctttataaattttcaaaatttatctGTCACTGTTGACATGGGACCAAATTATGAACAtttcgcttttttattttattccttttgCACTATGATGGTCACTTTTTAATAGTATCATGTATCTGCTGTATATGTTGAATTATATTCATAGATTCAACAAAttatattagataaaaaattaaacgagACGCGATCAcagaaatcgtaataattattatttagatttctatGGATGCGACagtaaatgaaattttttaaattctgatgtagaagttaaaatattttgacaaaatgCATTTAAATATGGTGAATTTTCACAATTAAAAGGAAACTTATTAAATTGAAGacctttattataaaacacataaaaatgCTGCTCTACTTATGAGTCAACACGAAACGAAACTTGTAACTTCATTGAATATTCGGAAGCCATAAATTGGTCATAATAATCTTGAACTCATCATACAATAGAAATtcaatttaacatacatagatataagtaAACAGCGCCAATGGCCATTAAAAGGCCGAAAGGctatttcaatcttaatttaatagcaattttatttttacacgttTTCTTAATGCTTTGCCAGTCGTACCTATCTAAGCAGCTTAAAAGAACTTTGTACATACCATAAActatatatctttatataaatactgtaATATCGATGCATTCTTGTCTATAAAACTACTTacccaattaaaataattttcaggcAATTGGTTgtgttattgaaaaaaatacccaACTCTTTTCTGATTTCAACTAACTTTGTAAAAtccagtttatttttatcttttatgcaCATAACAGAAGAAATACTTCAATATTGTTTCATTGTTAAAATTTCTGTTTTGGGATTGTTTAATTCGTTgcacaatttttattcacGATACAATCCGAATTTTCTTAATACctatgtcatacatacattacagtTTAATCGTTAAGTAAATTTGGTTAAATATTGTCATATAGCTTTGtcaattacttttttctatGAGTGAGAAAGTGActaaatgtaggtacttttgacTTTCCGTGTCACAAAATGAATTGGATAGAATTTTTCTTTGTATTGACAACAAAAAGCATTTTTTATGTTGATACGTGTTGTGTTGCGAGCATTGGCGGCAAGTGGCACAAAACCTCGTGATTTGCATGCGACacggattttgataaatgGCGATGTGGGATGTTTTTGAAATTAGCATTTTGTTTAAGTGGATTA
The window above is part of the Amyelois transitella isolate CPQ chromosome 11, ilAmyTran1.1, whole genome shotgun sequence genome. Proteins encoded here:
- the LOC106139208 gene encoding GTP-binding protein Rhes, with product MLNGTDRGLSSLQSSPVKVSTSPVRASPSPVRAPSSPLKSSLASGRNRSPRRCQFAAPAEDARDKCGTSWLCRRGAGIGEESDPERSPGPSAPLPQGCEESAPPPKNCFRLVMLGSARVGKTSLVSRFLGNKFEDSYTPTIEDFHRKLYRIRGEVYQLDLLDTSGNHPFPAMRRLSFLTGDLFVLVFSMDSRESFEEVIRLREQILETKASATSGASRGRRQIPRVPMAIAGNKCDRDLKTVQPEEASAYCSTQDTACVFVETSAKKNYHVDDLFYELFVVANLPLEMAPNHHKRVSTAFGSPCTLPPTSSQSSRSKKCTLSIKRRLSDACGVVAPNVRRPSIRTDLMIMRTKTCAKGDGDSASGSPKLNLNRLVRTTGQTDKRSCAIQ